From Gimesia panareensis, the proteins below share one genomic window:
- a CDS encoding Hsp70 family protein, with amino-acid sequence MKFVEGHTVGIDLGTTYSAIAQLDNDGNPISLKNTDGRSITPSVVLLGEEGRVVVGPSFERTAIEDDPSRIIEAVKRHMGDDHFYVVYQEKKLTAEFLSALILKKMKQDAEKDIGPIGNAVITVPYYFNDVRRKATQDAGRIAGLNVIDIINEPTAATLAYAWKRNELGNPDAMPDGERTILVYDLGGGTFDVTIVRYSPTQFRVLATDGDVMLGGLDWSQRIVDHVAEQFKKKFGSDPREDPVTMRTCVQECEDAKRELSQKAQAPVSIYHKGNTLTVALTRGDFERMTADLLQRTRDTTELVMQQAGVEKGELDDVVLVGGSTLMPVVEEMLKTVCGREPSRSMNPEEAVAQGAAIHAAILEARATGGDSRMAQAVNKRLRNVSTADVNSHSLGVKITDPNDRTRKINHIMIKRNTEIPASVSQKFVTTSDNQQRIHVIILEGEAGDPDACTTIGDFRILNLPANLPKGSPVEVTYRYDANGRIHASARELTGNNESATEIVRDSGLDNEGVDRFELLAKDYLVE; translated from the coding sequence ATGAAGTTTGTTGAAGGTCACACTGTTGGCATCGATTTGGGAACGACCTATTCGGCCATCGCCCAGCTTGACAATGATGGAAATCCCATCTCCCTGAAAAACACGGATGGCCGATCGATCACACCTTCCGTGGTCCTGCTGGGAGAAGAGGGACGCGTCGTCGTCGGTCCCTCCTTCGAACGGACGGCCATCGAAGATGACCCCTCCCGCATCATCGAAGCAGTCAAACGTCACATGGGCGACGACCACTTCTACGTCGTCTATCAGGAAAAGAAGCTGACCGCGGAATTCCTCTCGGCGTTGATCCTGAAGAAAATGAAACAGGATGCGGAAAAAGACATTGGCCCCATCGGCAACGCCGTGATTACCGTGCCCTACTACTTCAACGATGTTCGCCGTAAAGCCACACAGGACGCAGGCCGGATTGCCGGGCTGAATGTGATCGACATCATCAACGAACCGACGGCAGCCACGCTGGCTTATGCCTGGAAGCGAAATGAGCTGGGTAATCCCGACGCCATGCCTGACGGCGAACGCACCATTCTGGTTTATGACCTCGGGGGTGGTACGTTCGACGTCACGATCGTTCGCTATTCGCCCACGCAGTTCCGCGTACTGGCGACCGACGGTGACGTGATGCTCGGTGGTCTGGACTGGAGTCAGCGGATCGTGGACCACGTGGCAGAACAGTTCAAGAAAAAGTTCGGCAGCGATCCTCGCGAAGATCCCGTCACCATGCGAACCTGCGTGCAGGAGTGTGAAGACGCCAAGCGGGAATTGAGCCAGAAAGCCCAGGCCCCGGTTTCCATTTACCACAAAGGCAACACGCTGACGGTCGCCCTGACACGTGGCGATTTTGAGCGTATGACCGCTGACCTCCTGCAGCGCACGCGTGACACCACCGAGTTGGTCATGCAGCAGGCGGGCGTTGAAAAGGGTGAACTGGACGACGTCGTGCTGGTCGGTGGTTCGACCTTGATGCCTGTGGTCGAAGAGATGCTGAAGACGGTCTGCGGTCGTGAGCCTTCCCGCAGCATGAACCCGGAAGAGGCCGTTGCCCAGGGTGCCGCGATCCACGCTGCGATCCTGGAAGCCCGGGCTACTGGTGGTGACAGCCGCATGGCACAGGCGGTTAACAAGCGTCTGCGCAACGTTAGTACGGCTGATGTGAACTCGCACTCTCTGGGTGTGAAGATCACCGACCCCAACGACCGCACGCGGAAAATCAACCATATCATGATCAAACGCAATACAGAGATTCCTGCCAGTGTCAGTCAGAAATTCGTCACCACGTCTGACAACCAGCAGCGGATTCACGTCATCATCCTGGAAGGGGAAGCCGGTGATCCGGATGCCTGCACCACCATCGGTGATTTCCGCATTCTGAACCTGCCTGCCAATCTGCCCAAGGGATCCCCGGTTGAAGTCACCTATCGCTACGATGCCAATGGTCGAATTCACGCGTCTGCCCGCGAGCTGACCGGGAATAACGAATCGGCAACTGAAATTGTCCGCGATTCCGGTCTGGACAATGAAGGTGTTGACCGCTTCGAACTTCTGGCCAAGGACTACCTGGTCGAATAA
- a CDS encoding phospho-sugar mutase: MNQPSPAINSEQALDLARNAVTEKQLSESAFENMKRWVTEPQYASYQPALFQLIEDKAFDKLDTYFWEVIPFGTGGRRGLMSELGSATINERTIAESAHGLAAYYKKFSGQETGKAAIAHDSRINSPEFARIAASVLAGHGLTVYFFETARSTPELSFAVRHLGCDVGAMITASHNPPSDNGFKAYWSTGGQVLPPHDQGIIDEVYQATDIPLVDFDTAVQEGKIQLIDEEVAGEYRKSVAEQSHSSHRELKGLFTPLHGVGETSVFQVLQHVEFRGVERFTPQCEQNGNFPNVPDQLPNPERDEVYQPAIEQALQTGAEIILASDPDADRMGVCVKNDAGEFVHLTGNQIGALLADYVLKKRIENSSLTPEHFVVETIVTTPLIAAITRKANVRIINNLLVGFKYIAETMDAEGPDKFVFGTEESLGYLAGKYCRDKDAAVAALWACELAAELKTEGKTLLNRLDELYVEHGYHLEGQVSKTCKGSQGNVQIKQLMKAFRGTPPQKMGQLTFTSVQDYQDLEIRSLPENTTAETFSKPKGNVLMFEARSEDSPLTVQLGVRPSGTEPKIKFYYFAQAEVADAGQLTETKAAVLSTIDEFKQALMDWIDQTLQTS; this comes from the coding sequence ATGAACCAGCCGTCCCCCGCTATCAATTCCGAGCAGGCACTCGACCTGGCCCGGAACGCTGTCACGGAGAAACAACTTTCCGAATCCGCATTTGAAAATATGAAACGCTGGGTTACTGAACCTCAGTACGCCAGCTATCAACCGGCACTGTTTCAGTTGATCGAAGACAAAGCGTTCGACAAGCTGGATACCTACTTCTGGGAAGTCATCCCGTTTGGAACCGGCGGACGCCGGGGACTGATGAGTGAGCTGGGATCAGCCACGATCAACGAACGCACGATTGCCGAGTCGGCGCATGGGCTGGCAGCCTATTATAAAAAATTCTCAGGGCAGGAAACCGGTAAGGCGGCGATTGCCCACGATTCACGAATCAACTCTCCCGAGTTTGCCCGGATCGCAGCCAGCGTGCTCGCCGGACACGGACTGACCGTTTATTTTTTCGAGACGGCCCGTTCGACGCCGGAACTTTCATTTGCCGTGCGGCACCTGGGCTGTGACGTCGGAGCAATGATCACCGCTTCACACAATCCCCCGTCGGACAATGGTTTCAAGGCCTACTGGTCCACCGGCGGTCAGGTCCTGCCTCCCCACGATCAGGGAATTATCGACGAAGTCTACCAGGCGACTGACATTCCGCTGGTTGATTTTGATACCGCAGTTCAAGAGGGAAAGATCCAGCTGATCGATGAAGAGGTGGCCGGCGAATATCGCAAGTCAGTAGCCGAACAAAGTCACTCCAGTCATCGGGAACTGAAGGGACTGTTTACCCCGCTGCACGGTGTGGGAGAAACCTCCGTGTTTCAGGTCCTGCAGCATGTGGAATTCCGGGGTGTGGAACGATTCACACCTCAATGTGAACAGAACGGTAACTTTCCGAATGTTCCCGATCAGCTGCCGAACCCGGAGCGGGACGAAGTCTATCAGCCGGCGATCGAACAGGCGCTGCAGACCGGGGCGGAAATCATCCTGGCCAGTGATCCCGACGCCGACCGCATGGGCGTATGTGTCAAAAATGATGCAGGCGAATTTGTGCATCTGACCGGAAACCAGATCGGAGCTCTGCTGGCCGATTACGTTTTGAAAAAACGGATCGAGAACAGCAGCCTGACGCCTGAGCATTTTGTCGTAGAGACCATCGTGACCACGCCGCTGATTGCTGCGATCACGCGGAAAGCCAACGTGCGGATCATCAATAATCTGCTGGTCGGCTTCAAATACATCGCCGAGACGATGGATGCCGAAGGGCCGGATAAATTTGTATTTGGAACGGAAGAATCACTCGGATATCTGGCGGGGAAATACTGCCGGGACAAAGACGCAGCGGTGGCTGCACTCTGGGCGTGCGAACTGGCTGCGGAGCTGAAAACCGAGGGGAAAACGTTGCTCAATCGCCTGGACGAACTCTATGTCGAACATGGCTATCATCTGGAAGGCCAGGTCTCCAAGACCTGTAAAGGTTCACAGGGGAATGTGCAGATCAAGCAGCTGATGAAAGCCTTTCGTGGCACTCCTCCACAGAAAATGGGCCAGCTGACGTTCACCTCAGTGCAGGATTACCAGGATCTCGAAATTCGCTCATTACCCGAAAATACCACGGCCGAGACCTTTTCTAAACCCAAAGGAAATGTTCTGATGTTTGAAGCGCGGTCGGAAGACTCGCCTCTGACAGTCCAACTGGGTGTCCGTCCGTCCGGTACCGAACCGAAAATTAAATTCTATTACTTTGCCCAGGCAGAGGTCGCTGACGCCGGTCAGTTGACTGAAACCAAAGCGGCAGTCCTGTCCACCATTGACGAGTTCAAACAGGCTCTGATGGACTGGATCGATCAGACTCTCCAAACCAGCTGA
- a CDS encoding inositol-3-phosphate synthase, whose amino-acid sequence MTQQRIGIWIIGAWGGVSTTAAVGLSALTKGLTGTSGLVSENPYFEKLNLLGWDQFVIGGHEIRDTSFVDAAQYFSENSGVFHPALLKAVEEDLKAYDENVKPGTLIHVGDTIRSLAGDAVRKFDTETLQETLTRLTADIKAFQEKHDLAHVVVVNLASTEPPVDEAAKSLSLAELKEALESGVTSPVPASSLYAIAAMEAGCSHLNFTPSAGTDLPALIELAEEKQVLHGGRDGKTGETLMKSVLAPMFAHRNLNVMSWVGHNIFGNLDGKVLDDPVNKSNKVHSKDHLLTEILGYKPQTLVSIEYIESMGDWKTAWDHIHFQGFLDTKMALQFTWQGTDSILAAPLMLDMVRFTEREWRRGNRSGVMSYLSSFFKSPMQATTPEFERQYQQLEAWADAVSEE is encoded by the coding sequence ATGACGCAACAACGTATCGGGATTTGGATCATCGGGGCATGGGGCGGAGTGTCTACGACAGCCGCTGTCGGATTATCGGCACTGACGAAAGGGCTGACGGGCACCAGTGGCCTCGTTTCAGAGAATCCTTATTTTGAAAAACTGAACCTGCTCGGCTGGGATCAGTTCGTGATCGGCGGCCACGAAATCCGCGATACTTCGTTTGTCGATGCCGCGCAATATTTCAGCGAAAATTCCGGCGTGTTTCACCCGGCACTGTTGAAGGCAGTCGAAGAAGATCTCAAAGCCTACGATGAGAACGTGAAGCCGGGCACGCTGATTCACGTCGGCGATACGATTCGCTCCCTGGCAGGTGATGCCGTCCGCAAGTTCGATACCGAGACCCTGCAGGAAACGCTGACCCGCCTGACAGCAGACATCAAAGCATTTCAGGAAAAGCATGATCTGGCTCACGTGGTGGTCGTCAACCTGGCTTCTACGGAACCGCCCGTCGATGAAGCCGCGAAGTCATTGAGCCTGGCCGAACTGAAAGAGGCACTCGAGAGCGGGGTGACGTCTCCGGTTCCCGCGAGTTCGCTGTATGCGATTGCAGCGATGGAGGCCGGCTGTTCGCATCTTAACTTCACTCCTTCCGCAGGCACCGATCTGCCGGCACTGATCGAACTGGCAGAAGAGAAGCAGGTGCTGCACGGCGGGCGGGACGGGAAGACTGGCGAAACCCTGATGAAAAGTGTGCTGGCCCCCATGTTTGCCCACCGTAATCTGAATGTCATGAGCTGGGTCGGACATAATATTTTCGGGAACCTCGACGGTAAGGTACTGGACGATCCCGTCAATAAATCCAACAAGGTGCATTCGAAAGATCATCTGCTGACGGAAATTCTGGGCTACAAACCCCAGACACTGGTCTCCATCGAATACATCGAATCGATGGGTGACTGGAAGACTGCCTGGGATCACATCCACTTCCAGGGTTTCCTGGACACCAAGATGGCCCTGCAGTTCACCTGGCAGGGGACCGACTCGATTCTGGCCGCTCCGCTGATGCTGGACATGGTCCGCTTTACCGAACGTGAGTGGCGCCGTGGGAACCGCAGCGGAGTGATGTCGTACCTGAGCTCGTTTTTCAAGAGTCCGATGCAGGCCACCACTCCGGAATTTGAACGACAGTACCAGCAGCTGGAAGCCTGGGCCGACGCCGTTTCCGAGGAATAG
- a CDS encoding UbiA family prenyltransferase, with amino-acid sequence MKKCLAYLQLMRFPTVFTAMSDIILGFLLTHNSFEPPLAFGLLLVASAGLYLSGMVFNDVFDRKVDAQERPSRPIPSGRISTQSAAVLGGMLMLAGVGAAQTVGRQSLIVACLLVGAILGYDVILKKTFLGPVMMGICRFLNLMLGASAVAREINLWVKPQLRIAAAMGLFIMGLTWFARMEAKQSHRGHLIGGLLVINAGLGGLVWMLATYPWPREINLTMVLAAAGVVILTINRRLVQAILNPAPQNVQIAVKTMLISYVMLNAIMVFVWTTNPTYAIITAALLLPTILLSRWMAVT; translated from the coding sequence ATGAAAAAGTGTCTTGCGTATTTACAATTGATGCGATTCCCCACCGTTTTCACAGCGATGTCGGACATCATTCTGGGGTTTCTGCTGACGCATAATTCGTTTGAGCCGCCGCTGGCTTTCGGGCTGTTGCTGGTCGCTTCAGCCGGCCTGTATCTCTCGGGCATGGTGTTCAATGATGTCTTCGATCGCAAAGTCGACGCCCAGGAGCGTCCTTCGCGGCCGATTCCCTCCGGGCGGATTTCCACGCAGAGTGCCGCAGTACTCGGCGGGATGCTGATGCTGGCCGGCGTAGGAGCAGCCCAGACGGTCGGTAGACAGAGCCTGATTGTGGCGTGTCTGCTGGTAGGGGCGATTCTGGGTTACGACGTCATTTTGAAAAAGACGTTCCTCGGTCCGGTGATGATGGGGATCTGTCGCTTCCTGAACCTGATGCTGGGAGCCAGCGCCGTGGCGCGGGAGATCAATCTCTGGGTCAAACCGCAGTTGCGGATCGCAGCAGCCATGGGGCTGTTCATCATGGGGCTCACCTGGTTTGCCCGGATGGAAGCGAAACAGAGCCACCGCGGCCATCTGATCGGGGGACTGCTGGTGATCAACGCCGGTCTGGGAGGGCTGGTCTGGATGTTGGCAACGTATCCCTGGCCGCGTGAAATCAATCTAACGATGGTCCTGGCGGCCGCCGGCGTAGTGATTCTGACCATTAACCGTCGCCTGGTGCAGGCGATTCTGAACCCGGCGCCCCAGAACGTGCAGATCGCCGTCAAGACGATGCTTATCTCGTATGTGATGCTCAACGCGATCATGGTCTTTGTCTGGACCACCAACCCCACTTACGCGATCATCACCGCCGCACTGCTGCTGCCCACGATCCTGCTTTCCCGCTGGATGGCAGTCACCTGA